A stretch of the Bacillus sp. FJAT-18017 genome encodes the following:
- a CDS encoding SDR family oxidoreductase — MDFNLKGKTALIAASSQGLGFAIARELFKEGANVIISGREEDKLQTRLEELSELGDGKAIYIRADLTKTEDIRNLVSGAVNEFGTIDILVNNSGGPPAGSFESLAEEQWQAAFELNLLSYVRLIQRVLPYMKENGGKILNIASSSIKEPIAGLILSNTFRAGIVGMSKTLASELAPYGILINTIAPGRISTGRTKHLDQFRAENLGVDLEAVESNVKKNIPLGRYGTPEEFAKVGAFLVSAANTYMTGQAFIVDGGMVKSI; from the coding sequence AAAAGGCAAGACTGCGCTTATTGCTGCTTCAAGCCAAGGGCTTGGTTTTGCAATCGCAAGAGAGCTTTTTAAGGAAGGGGCAAATGTCATAATCTCGGGAAGGGAAGAAGACAAGCTTCAGACGCGTTTGGAAGAGCTTAGCGAATTAGGGGATGGAAAGGCAATTTACATACGTGCAGACCTGACGAAGACAGAGGATATAAGAAATCTGGTTTCCGGTGCTGTAAATGAATTTGGCACTATTGATATCCTTGTCAATAATTCTGGAGGGCCTCCGGCAGGGAGTTTTGAATCATTAGCTGAAGAACAATGGCAGGCGGCATTCGAGTTAAATTTATTATCCTATGTCAGACTTATCCAAAGGGTTTTGCCTTATATGAAGGAAAACGGAGGGAAAATTCTGAATATCGCTTCTTCTTCTATCAAGGAACCGATCGCAGGCTTAATATTGTCGAACACATTTAGGGCTGGTATTGTCGGAATGTCAAAGACACTAGCTTCTGAACTTGCACCTTACGGGATTCTAATTAATACAATCGCCCCAGGAAGGATTTCGACGGGCCGTACGAAACATCTCGATCAGTTCAGAGCAGAAAATCTTGGGGTTGACCTTGAAGCTGTCGAAAGCAATGTGAAAAAGAATATACCGCTTGGGCGATATGGAACACCTGAGGAATTTGCGAAAGTGGGTGCCTTTTTAGTTTCAGCTGCAAATACCTATATGACAGGACAAGCATTTATTGTTGATGGGGGAATGGTTAAATCGATCTAA
- a CDS encoding NAD(P)-dependent oxidoreductase produces the protein MLTPETTSIAFIGTGVMGHSMASHLLKGGYKVTVYNRTKEKAESLLEKGAAWADSPGEAARGANVVFTIVGYPHDVEEVYLSTGGIMDSAGEGTYFVDMTTSTPSLAAKLYEEAKKRGMHSLDAPVSGGDIGARDARLAVMVGGDEEAFLAVKPLLELLGTNIVYQGKAGAGQHTKMCNQIAIASTMMGVAEAMVYAKKAGLDPENVLKSISTGAAGSWNLSNLAPKMLKGDFEPGFYIKHFIKDMRIALEEAEKMGMDAPALSLAKSLYEQLAEQGEENSGTQALYKYWA, from the coding sequence ATGTTAACACCAGAAACAACTTCTATAGCGTTTATCGGTACCGGAGTCATGGGTCATAGCATGGCCAGCCATTTGCTAAAGGGCGGTTATAAAGTTACTGTATACAACAGGACGAAGGAAAAAGCCGAAAGCCTGCTTGAAAAAGGGGCAGCTTGGGCTGATAGTCCTGGTGAGGCAGCCCGCGGGGCAAATGTGGTTTTTACAATTGTCGGTTATCCTCATGATGTTGAAGAAGTGTACTTAAGTACTGGAGGAATCATGGATAGTGCAGGAGAAGGCACTTATTTTGTTGATATGACAACATCTACACCATCGCTTGCTGCCAAGCTTTATGAGGAAGCGAAAAAGCGCGGGATGCATTCCCTTGATGCCCCTGTTTCTGGTGGCGACATTGGGGCTCGTGATGCGCGGCTGGCTGTCATGGTTGGCGGTGATGAAGAAGCCTTTCTTGCAGTAAAACCCTTGCTTGAATTGCTTGGAACAAACATTGTCTATCAGGGAAAGGCTGGTGCAGGGCAGCACACGAAAATGTGTAATCAGATTGCCATCGCTTCGACGATGATGGGTGTTGCAGAAGCAATGGTTTATGCCAAAAAAGCCGGCCTCGATCCGGAAAATGTATTAAAGAGCATTTCTACAGGTGCAGCAGGAAGCTGGAATCTCTCAAATCTTGCACCTAAAATGCTAAAGGGAGATTTTGAACCAGGCTTCTACATAAAGCATTTTATCAAAGACATGAGAATTGCCCTCGAGGAAGCTGAAAAAATGGGGATGGATGCCCCGGCACTTTCCCTCGCTAAATCTTTATATGAACAGCTTGCGGAACAGGGAGAAGAAAACAGCGGAACGCAGGCGCTATATAAATACTGGGCCTAA